From a region of the Gordonia sp. PP30 genome:
- a CDS encoding serine/threonine-protein kinase, producing the protein MSLEPGAVFAGYRVIAPIGRGGMGEVYLVENPGLARREALKLISTAGDASSDFAERFAREARTAAALHHPGIVTVYQYGVEGGRPWFTMRHLDGTDLTGERLSTGDVLDVAGAVADALDYAHAQGVVHRDIKPANILMSRRPDGRVGAVTVLDFGIARLADSTSLTGTGNFIGTLRYSAPEVIEGAPATAAADQYSLACTLYELLTGAAPFTSDNPVALIRAHADHPAPPVSSRRPDLAALDPVFARALAKDPAGRFRDCRSFAAELRHALARPPAAATAPLTAPYPAPAPASPPPVPEPSAPATPVAEPVPTGKRRSRAPLFVGAAILVIAGLAIALAIILTRSHDDRPAATSPVTVTESGPSTSPSTSTSAATGSAAVETPTVAQLQTILRKAVDPKTPAGELGRYVYTGDDPAAVTKMSAYAAATSLAGYTPDSYTVKAPVTMTGGNTTTASVAAKSPRDAAPTTIRDVEWIHSGGYWKLVPDAILTSGPH; encoded by the coding sequence GTGTCGCTCGAACCCGGAGCCGTCTTCGCCGGCTACCGCGTCATCGCGCCGATCGGGCGGGGCGGGATGGGCGAGGTCTACCTCGTCGAGAACCCCGGTCTGGCACGACGCGAAGCCCTGAAGCTGATCTCCACCGCGGGCGACGCGAGCAGCGATTTCGCCGAACGCTTCGCCCGGGAGGCGCGAACCGCCGCCGCGCTGCATCACCCCGGCATCGTGACCGTGTATCAGTACGGCGTCGAGGGCGGGCGGCCGTGGTTCACCATGCGCCACCTCGACGGCACCGATCTGACCGGGGAGCGGTTGTCGACCGGCGACGTCCTCGACGTCGCCGGCGCGGTGGCCGATGCCCTCGACTACGCCCACGCACAGGGCGTGGTACATCGGGACATCAAGCCGGCGAACATCCTGATGAGCCGTCGGCCCGACGGCCGGGTGGGCGCGGTGACCGTCCTCGATTTCGGCATCGCCCGGCTCGCCGACTCCACCTCGCTGACCGGGACCGGGAATTTCATCGGCACGCTGCGCTACAGCGCCCCCGAGGTGATCGAGGGCGCCCCCGCGACGGCAGCCGCCGACCAGTACTCCCTGGCCTGCACGCTGTACGAGTTGCTCACCGGCGCCGCACCCTTCACCAGTGACAATCCGGTCGCCCTGATCCGCGCCCACGCCGATCATCCGGCGCCGCCGGTAAGCAGCCGCCGCCCCGATCTGGCCGCGCTCGACCCGGTCTTCGCCCGCGCGCTCGCCAAGGACCCGGCAGGCCGATTTCGCGACTGCCGTTCCTTCGCCGCCGAACTGCGCCACGCCCTCGCACGACCGCCCGCCGCCGCGACCGCGCCGCTCACCGCTCCATACCCGGCTCCCGCGCCCGCATCGCCGCCGCCGGTCCCGGAGCCGTCCGCGCCGGCCACTCCGGTGGCGGAACCCGTTCCCACCGGGAAACGACGCAGCCGCGCCCCGCTGTTCGTCGGCGCGGCCATCCTGGTGATCGCCGGGCTCGCGATCGCGCTGGCGATCATCCTGACCAGGTCGCACGACGACCGCCCCGCCGCAACGTCCCCGGTCACGGTCACCGAAAGCGGTCCGAGCACGTCGCCGTCGACCAGCACCTCCGCCGCGACCGGTTCGGCGGCCGTCGAGACGCCGACCGTCGCCCAGTTGCAGACGATCCTGCGGAAGGCCGTCGACCCGAAGACCCCCGCCGGGGAACTCGGCCGTTACGTCTACACCGGCGACGATCCGGCCGCCGTCACCAAGATGAGCGCCTACGCGGCCGCCACCTCGCTCGCCGGCTACACCCCGGACTCGTACACGGTGAAGGCGCCGGTGACCATGACGGGCGGGAACACGACGACGGCGAGCGTCGCCGCGAAGTCACCGCGCGACGCGGCTCCCACCACCATCCGCGACGTCGAGTGGATCCATTCCGGCGGCTACTGGAAACTCGTGCCCGACGCGATCCTCACCTCCGGCCCGCACTGA
- a CDS encoding 3-hydroxyacyl-CoA dehydrogenase NAD-binding domain-containing protein, with amino-acid sequence MSENMIAWEKDADGVVILTMDDPNQGANTMNQLFMDSIAATVDRLEAEKDDIAGVVVTSAKKTFFAGGDLKDMTSGAPKDKTPEEIATDITARTNGMKAVLRRLETLGKPVVAAINGAALGGGLEIALHCHYRVAADAKGSKIGLPEVTLGLLPGGGGVVRTVRLLGMQNALMGVLLQGTQFNPTKAKETGLVDEVVPTVDDLLPAAKAWIAANPEAQQPFDVKGYKMPGGAPTNPKVAANLPAFPALLRKQIKGTNMPAPRAILAAAIEGAYVDVDTADLVETRYFVSLVTGQVAQNMIKAFFFDLQHINGGGSRPKGFDKWQAKKVGVIGAGMMGAAIAYVSAKAGIEVVLKDIDIDAANRGKDYSVKLEEKALSRGKTTQEKSDALLARIHPTVDPQDFAGVDLVIEAAFESVEVKEKVFQEIQDIVEPDAVLGSNTSTLPITLLAEGVNRPEDFIGIHFFSPVDKMPLVEIICGEKTKDEVLAKVIDYTLQIRKTPIVVNDSRGFFTSRVIGTFINEAIAAVGEGVEPAFIEQAGSQAGYPAAPLQLSDELTLTLMQKIRKATKEGVEAAGGEFPEHGSYAVIDWMVENGRTAKKDGAGFYDYADGKRTLLWPGLREHFKSGSVEIPLIDMEERMLFAEALETVKCFDEGVLTSVEDANIGSIFGIGFPAWTGGVIQYINQYDGGVPGFVARANELAESYGEHFRPPASLVAKAENGVTTLTNENLRPA; translated from the coding sequence ATGAGCGAGAACATGATCGCGTGGGAGAAGGACGCCGACGGCGTCGTCATCCTCACCATGGACGACCCGAACCAGGGCGCCAACACCATGAACCAGTTGTTCATGGATTCCATCGCTGCGACCGTCGACCGGCTCGAGGCCGAGAAGGACGATATCGCCGGCGTCGTGGTGACCTCGGCGAAGAAGACCTTCTTCGCCGGCGGCGACCTCAAGGACATGACCAGCGGGGCGCCGAAGGACAAGACTCCCGAGGAGATCGCCACCGACATCACCGCGCGCACCAACGGCATGAAGGCCGTGCTGCGCCGCCTGGAGACCCTGGGCAAGCCGGTCGTCGCCGCCATCAACGGAGCCGCGCTCGGCGGTGGCCTGGAGATCGCGCTGCACTGCCACTACCGCGTCGCCGCGGATGCCAAGGGCAGCAAGATCGGTCTTCCCGAGGTGACCCTCGGCCTGCTGCCGGGTGGCGGCGGCGTCGTGCGCACCGTGCGCCTCCTCGGCATGCAGAACGCTCTCATGGGCGTGCTGCTGCAGGGCACCCAGTTCAACCCCACCAAGGCCAAGGAGACCGGTCTGGTCGACGAGGTCGTGCCGACCGTCGACGACCTGCTCCCGGCCGCGAAGGCCTGGATCGCCGCCAACCCGGAGGCTCAGCAGCCGTTCGACGTCAAGGGCTACAAGATGCCCGGTGGCGCGCCGACCAACCCGAAGGTCGCCGCGAACCTGCCGGCCTTCCCGGCACTGCTGCGCAAGCAGATCAAGGGCACCAACATGCCGGCCCCGCGCGCCATCCTGGCCGCGGCCATCGAGGGCGCCTACGTCGACGTCGACACCGCCGACCTGGTGGAGACCCGCTACTTCGTCTCGCTGGTCACCGGCCAGGTGGCGCAGAACATGATCAAGGCGTTCTTCTTCGATCTGCAGCACATCAACGGCGGCGGCTCGCGCCCCAAGGGCTTCGACAAGTGGCAGGCCAAGAAGGTCGGCGTCATCGGCGCCGGCATGATGGGCGCGGCCATCGCGTACGTCTCGGCCAAGGCCGGCATCGAGGTCGTCCTCAAGGACATCGACATCGACGCCGCCAACCGCGGCAAGGACTACTCGGTCAAGCTCGAGGAGAAGGCCCTCTCGCGCGGCAAGACCACGCAGGAGAAGTCCGACGCGCTGCTGGCCCGCATCCACCCGACCGTCGACCCGCAGGACTTCGCGGGCGTCGATCTGGTGATTGAGGCCGCGTTCGAGTCGGTCGAGGTCAAGGAGAAGGTGTTCCAGGAGATCCAGGACATCGTCGAGCCGGACGCCGTGCTGGGTTCGAACACCTCGACCCTGCCGATCACGCTGCTGGCCGAGGGCGTCAACCGTCCCGAGGACTTCATCGGTATCCACTTCTTCTCGCCGGTCGACAAGATGCCGCTGGTCGAGATCATCTGCGGTGAGAAGACCAAGGACGAGGTGCTCGCCAAGGTCATCGACTACACCCTGCAGATCCGGAAGACCCCGATCGTCGTCAACGACAGCCGCGGCTTCTTCACCAGCCGGGTCATCGGCACCTTCATCAACGAGGCCATCGCGGCCGTCGGCGAGGGTGTGGAGCCGGCCTTCATCGAGCAGGCGGGCAGCCAGGCCGGTTACCCGGCCGCGCCGCTGCAGCTCTCGGACGAGCTGACGCTGACGCTGATGCAGAAGATCCGCAAGGCCACCAAGGAGGGCGTCGAGGCCGCCGGCGGCGAGTTCCCGGAGCACGGCTCGTACGCGGTGATCGACTGGATGGTCGAGAACGGCCGCACCGCCAAGAAGGACGGCGCCGGTTTCTACGACTACGCCGACGGCAAGCGCACCCTGCTGTGGCCGGGTCTGCGTGAGCACTTCAAGTCGGGCAGCGTCGAGATCCCGCTGATCGACATGGAAGAGCGCATGCTCTTCGCCGAGGCGCTGGAGACCGTGAAGTGCTTCGACGAGGGTGTGCTCACCTCCGTCGAGGACGCCAACATCGGCTCGATCTTCGGCATCGGTTTCCCGGCGTGGACCGGTGGCGTGATCCAGTACATCAACCAGTACGACGGCGGGGTCCCCGGCTTCGTCGCTCGCGCCAACGAGCTGGCCGAGTCGTACGGTGAGCACTTCCGCCCGCCGGCCTCGCTGGTCGCGAAGGCGGAGAACGGTGTCACCACGCTGACCAACGAGAACCTGCGCCCCGCGTAA
- a CDS encoding SGNH/GDSL hydrolase family protein — protein sequence MHFSRFVALGDSQTEGMGDPDPRYEYRGWADRLATLLAVQNPGLRYANLAVRGKTTRQAREEQLAPALALEPDLITAPLGMNDVIGSSDMAQVHDDLDAVYRVLAATGATVLISTYPDVTATIPLGRRFEDKLLTLNQMMRDFAGRYGFVLVDLYSAPVLTDLRSWAPDRLHASPLGHERFAAGAAHALGLPGSSPDWGRPLDTRPDPHRLLRHARDTRWAVQHLTPWMIRRLRGRSLGDGRAPKRPLLTPVNDPDTVRADSASTE from the coding sequence GTGCATTTCTCCCGATTCGTCGCCCTCGGCGACAGCCAGACGGAGGGGATGGGCGACCCCGATCCGAGGTACGAATACCGGGGCTGGGCCGACCGGCTCGCGACCCTGCTGGCCGTGCAGAATCCCGGGCTGCGATACGCGAATCTGGCGGTGCGCGGCAAGACCACCCGCCAGGCCCGCGAGGAACAGCTGGCCCCGGCCCTGGCGCTGGAGCCCGACCTCATCACCGCACCGCTCGGCATGAACGACGTGATCGGCAGTTCGGACATGGCGCAGGTGCACGACGACCTCGACGCCGTCTACCGGGTCCTCGCCGCCACCGGTGCGACGGTCCTGATCTCGACCTATCCCGACGTCACCGCCACCATCCCGCTCGGCCGGCGCTTCGAAGACAAGCTGCTGACGCTCAATCAGATGATGCGTGACTTCGCCGGCCGCTACGGGTTCGTGCTGGTCGACCTGTACTCGGCGCCGGTGCTCACCGATCTGCGCTCCTGGGCGCCGGACCGGCTGCACGCCTCACCGCTGGGCCACGAGCGTTTCGCCGCGGGCGCCGCGCACGCGCTGGGACTGCCCGGGAGTTCGCCGGACTGGGGACGACCGCTCGACACGCGGCCGGATCCGCACCGCCTGCTCCGGCATGCCCGCGACACCCGCTGGGCGGTCCAGCACCTGACCCCGTGGATGATCCGCCGTCTCCGGGGCCGTTCGCTGGGCGACGGCCGCGCCCCCAAACGGCCGCTTCTCACCCCGGTGAACGACCCCGATACCGTCCGCGCCGACTCGGCCTCCACGGAATAG
- a CDS encoding acetoin reductase: MAATDPTRPLGGKVALVTGAARGIGRGIALRLARDGADVCLVDLTAESVAAVHDEVVALGSRAAVFGADVSDRDAVFAAVDHAVAELGGLDIMVNNAGIAMVEPLADVRPDEVDRLWRININGVLWGIQAAAAKFIEQGRPGKIINASSIAGHDGFPMLGCYSASKFAVRALTQAAAREYGDKKITVNAYCPGVVGTDMWVDIDRRFAELTGAEIGETYDKFVSGILLGRAETPDDVAGYVSYLAGPDADYMTGQAGLIDGGMLFR, encoded by the coding sequence ATGGCTGCCACTGATCCCACCCGCCCCCTCGGCGGCAAGGTCGCACTCGTCACCGGTGCCGCGCGCGGCATCGGCCGCGGCATCGCACTTCGCCTGGCCCGCGACGGTGCCGACGTCTGCCTGGTCGACCTCACGGCGGAGTCGGTCGCCGCGGTGCACGACGAGGTGGTCGCGCTCGGAAGCCGCGCCGCGGTCTTCGGGGCCGACGTCAGTGATCGAGACGCGGTCTTCGCGGCCGTCGACCATGCCGTCGCCGAACTCGGTGGGCTGGACATCATGGTCAACAACGCGGGTATCGCGATGGTCGAACCGCTCGCCGACGTGCGGCCCGACGAGGTCGACCGCCTGTGGCGGATCAACATCAACGGTGTGCTGTGGGGCATCCAGGCCGCTGCCGCGAAGTTCATCGAACAGGGCCGCCCCGGCAAGATCATCAACGCGTCGTCGATCGCCGGGCACGACGGGTTCCCGATGCTCGGCTGCTACAGCGCCAGCAAGTTCGCCGTGCGAGCCCTGACGCAGGCCGCCGCCCGCGAATACGGCGACAAGAAGATCACCGTCAACGCGTACTGCCCCGGCGTGGTCGGCACCGACATGTGGGTGGACATCGACCGCCGCTTCGCCGAACTGACCGGTGCCGAGATCGGCGAGACCTACGACAAGTTCGTGTCCGGCATCCTGCTCGGCCGCGCGGAGACGCCGGACGACGTCGCCGGCTACGTCAGCTACCTCGCGGGTCCGGATGCGGACTACATGACCGGTCAGGCGGGACTGATCGACGGCGGGATGCTCTTCCGCTGA
- a CDS encoding TetR/AcrR family transcriptional regulator: MPTDKTARSSRAEDRRRQLIAAAASLFADRGYPNVSVSDIAARAGVSTPTVYRHFADKQALLFAATQCAVDAFESQTEAALAAAGDPAQAVVAAATALGTSGTGQTALWRWSGQHLSDEQNREVVRRTRSVLRRWAAAIAQARPELSERESMYLAGAVLSVSGSLIGRTSKSDLAAVNSAVRQLIWRLFELRPALAPPLTEHPAGLPGEGGRRDEILDAAAALFAARGYEGTGMDDIGAAVGITGPSVYKHFASKDAILVAISQRSSLRLQADALAASARTDRPAELLGLLVDSYVQTITGTPDLLVALISGYALQENPHAGELVAAQRRYVVRWIDLLQAVHPEMSRPCAALTVRAALAVVNDAVRMPRSTPRPEFAARMAYLVKGLLQA; this comes from the coding sequence ATGCCGACCGACAAGACCGCCCGCAGCAGTCGCGCGGAGGACCGCCGCCGCCAGCTCATCGCTGCGGCCGCCAGTCTCTTCGCCGATCGCGGCTACCCGAATGTCTCGGTCTCCGACATCGCCGCGCGGGCCGGGGTCAGCACGCCCACCGTGTACCGCCACTTCGCCGACAAGCAGGCGCTGCTCTTCGCCGCCACCCAGTGCGCCGTCGACGCCTTCGAATCGCAGACCGAGGCCGCGCTGGCGGCCGCCGGCGACCCGGCGCAGGCCGTCGTCGCCGCGGCCACCGCGCTCGGCACCTCCGGCACGGGTCAGACCGCGCTGTGGCGCTGGTCGGGCCAGCACCTGTCGGACGAGCAGAACCGCGAGGTGGTGCGGCGCACCCGCTCGGTGCTGCGGCGGTGGGCCGCGGCCATCGCGCAGGCACGACCCGAACTCAGCGAGCGGGAGTCGATGTACCTCGCCGGCGCCGTCCTGTCGGTCTCCGGCAGCCTGATCGGCCGCACCTCGAAGTCCGATCTGGCCGCGGTCAATTCGGCCGTGCGGCAGCTGATCTGGCGATTGTTCGAGTTGCGGCCGGCCCTGGCGCCGCCGCTCACCGAGCACCCGGCGGGCCTCCCCGGCGAGGGCGGGCGGCGCGACGAGATCCTCGACGCCGCCGCCGCATTGTTCGCCGCCCGCGGCTACGAGGGCACCGGAATGGACGACATCGGCGCCGCCGTCGGCATCACCGGTCCCAGCGTCTACAAGCATTTCGCCTCGAAAGACGCGATCCTGGTCGCGATCAGCCAGCGCAGTTCCCTCCGCCTGCAGGCCGATGCCCTCGCCGCGTCGGCGCGAACCGACCGTCCGGCCGAACTCCTCGGCCTCCTGGTGGACTCCTATGTGCAGACGATCACCGGCACACCCGATCTGCTGGTCGCGCTGATCAGCGGTTACGCCCTCCAGGAGAACCCGCACGCCGGGGAGCTCGTGGCCGCGCAGCGCCGCTACGTGGTCCGCTGGATCGACCTGCTCCAGGCCGTCCACCCGGAGATGTCGCGGCCGTGTGCCGCGCTCACCGTGCGTGCGGCGCTCGCCGTGGTCAACGACGCCGTGCGGATGCCCCGGAGCACCCCGCGCCCGGAGTTCGCCGCCCGGATGGCCTACCTGGTGAAAGGCCTTCTACAGGCCTGA
- a CDS encoding fatty acid desaturase, with the protein MTQQTTDHSEVPALEWRDKKRYLWLLGLIPPTAVFLAAGFIALMNWAGHQLGWGWLTTISPVWWWIGPILLYVLLPVLDVFFGPDGQNPPDELMEQLENDRYYRYCTYVYIPFQIASLIFAAYLWTAKPGGRFGDLSWLGIDSGSLGLVSKIGLALSIGVMGGIGINTAHELGHKKVSLERWLSKITLAQTFYGHFYIEHNRGHHVRVATPEDPASSRFGENFWTFLPRSVFGSLKSGWELEANRMKRLERPVFHPSNDVLNAWIMSIALWGVLTAVFGWQILPFMVLQAIYGFSLLETVNYLEHYGLLRQKNARGRYERCTPQHSWNSDHIATNIFLYHLQRHSDHHANPTRRYQVLRSFDEAPNLPSGYASMITLAYVPPVWRKVMDKRVIAHYGGDLTRASLQPGKEDKLLAKYASECAALSATTAAGLRQSSAKDEGAVAVLESAAATAETLHACPNCGYTYRAAAGAPREGFAPGTAWAAIPDNWPCPDCGVREKIDFIRIGE; encoded by the coding sequence ATGACACAACAGACCACTGATCACTCGGAGGTACCCGCCCTGGAGTGGCGCGACAAGAAGCGCTATCTCTGGCTGCTCGGCCTCATCCCGCCCACCGCGGTCTTCCTCGCCGCCGGCTTCATCGCCCTGATGAACTGGGCCGGGCACCAACTCGGCTGGGGATGGCTCACCACCATCTCGCCGGTGTGGTGGTGGATCGGCCCGATCCTGCTCTACGTGCTGCTGCCGGTGCTCGACGTCTTCTTCGGTCCGGACGGGCAGAACCCGCCGGACGAGCTGATGGAGCAGCTGGAGAACGACCGCTACTACCGGTACTGCACCTACGTCTACATCCCGTTCCAGATCGCCAGCCTGATCTTCGCGGCGTACCTCTGGACGGCGAAACCGGGCGGGCGCTTCGGCGATCTGAGCTGGCTCGGCATCGACAGCGGTTCGCTGGGGCTGGTCTCCAAGATCGGTCTCGCCCTCTCCATCGGCGTGATGGGCGGCATCGGCATCAACACCGCGCACGAGCTGGGCCACAAGAAGGTCTCGCTGGAGCGCTGGCTCTCCAAGATCACCCTCGCGCAGACCTTCTACGGACACTTCTACATCGAGCACAACCGCGGCCATCACGTCCGCGTCGCCACCCCGGAGGATCCGGCTAGCTCGCGCTTCGGCGAGAACTTCTGGACCTTCCTGCCGCGCAGCGTGTTCGGCAGCCTCAAGTCGGGCTGGGAGCTGGAAGCGAACCGGATGAAGCGACTGGAGCGCCCGGTCTTCCATCCGAGCAACGACGTGCTGAACGCCTGGATCATGTCGATCGCCCTCTGGGGCGTCCTCACCGCCGTCTTCGGCTGGCAGATCCTGCCGTTCATGGTGCTGCAGGCGATCTACGGATTCTCGCTGCTGGAGACCGTCAACTACCTCGAGCACTACGGCCTGCTGCGGCAGAAGAACGCCCGCGGCCGTTACGAGCGCTGCACCCCGCAGCACAGCTGGAACTCCGACCACATCGCGACCAACATCTTCCTGTACCACCTGCAGCGGCACAGCGACCACCACGCCAACCCGACCCGGCGTTACCAGGTCCTGCGCAGCTTCGACGAGGCGCCGAACCTGCCGAGCGGCTACGCCAGCATGATCACCCTCGCCTACGTGCCGCCGGTCTGGCGCAAGGTGATGGACAAGCGCGTGATCGCCCACTACGGCGGTGACCTCACCCGGGCCAGCCTGCAGCCCGGCAAGGAGGACAAGCTCCTGGCCAAGTACGCGAGCGAGTGCGCGGCGCTGTCCGCGACGACGGCCGCGGGTCTGCGGCAGAGCAGTGCGAAGGACGAGGGCGCGGTCGCCGTGCTCGAATCGGCCGCCGCCACGGCCGAGACGCTCCACGCCTGCCCGAACTGCGGCTACACCTACCGCGCCGCCGCCGGTGCCCCGCGCGAGGGCTTCGCGCCCGGCACCGCCTGGGCCGCCATCCCCGACAACTGGCCCTGCCCGGACTGCGGGGTCCGCGAAAAGATCGACTTCATCCGGATCGGAGAATGA
- a CDS encoding rubredoxin yields MNDYKLFRCLQCGFEYDEAEGWPEDGIEPGTRWDDIPDDWSCPDCGAAKADFEMVEVARS; encoded by the coding sequence GTGAACGACTACAAGCTCTTCCGCTGCCTGCAGTGCGGCTTCGAGTACGACGAAGCCGAGGGCTGGCCCGAGGACGGCATCGAGCCCGGCACCCGCTGGGACGACATCCCGGACGACTGGAGCTGCCCGGACTGCGGTGCCGCCAAGGCCGATTTCGAGATGGTCGAGGTCGCCCGCTCATGA
- a CDS encoding acetyl-CoA C-acetyltransferase, which yields MPDQAFIYDAVRTPRGKQRGGALHSVKPIDLVSGLIDALLERHPDLDPKAVDDVVLGVVSPVGEQGAVIARTAALVSGLGETVPGTQVNRFCASGLEAVNLAASKVASGFDDLVIAGGVESMSRVPMGSDGGALFMDPATAYDNYITPQGIGADTIATIEGFSREDVDAFAAESQRRAAAAWEAGRFDNSVVPVKDINGVTVLEKDEHMRPGSTVESLGKLKPAFEALAAMAGFDDVIMQKYPSVEKVNHVHTGGNSSGIVDGAGVVLIGSEEAGKRNGLTPRGRIVAFAEVGSEPSIMLTGPTPATQKALDKAGLTVDDIDVYELNEAFASVVMKWEKDLGIPHEKVNVNGGAIAMGHPLGATGAMILGTCLDELERTGGRYGLVTLCIGGGMGVATIIERV from the coding sequence GTGCCTGACCAAGCATTCATCTACGACGCGGTGCGCACGCCTCGCGGCAAGCAGCGCGGAGGCGCTCTGCACAGCGTCAAGCCGATCGACCTGGTCTCCGGCCTGATCGACGCGCTCCTCGAGCGTCACCCCGATCTCGATCCGAAGGCCGTCGACGACGTGGTGCTCGGCGTGGTCTCCCCGGTCGGCGAGCAGGGCGCCGTGATCGCCCGCACCGCGGCGCTGGTCTCCGGTCTCGGTGAGACCGTTCCGGGTACCCAGGTCAACCGCTTCTGCGCGTCGGGCCTGGAGGCCGTGAACCTGGCTGCGTCCAAGGTCGCGTCCGGCTTCGACGACCTGGTGATCGCCGGTGGCGTCGAGTCGATGTCGCGCGTGCCGATGGGCAGCGACGGCGGTGCGCTCTTCATGGATCCCGCCACCGCGTACGACAACTACATCACCCCGCAGGGCATCGGTGCCGACACCATCGCCACCATCGAGGGCTTCAGCCGGGAAGACGTCGACGCCTTCGCCGCGGAGTCGCAGCGTCGTGCGGCGGCGGCCTGGGAGGCCGGCCGCTTCGACAACTCGGTGGTCCCGGTGAAGGACATCAACGGCGTCACCGTGCTGGAGAAGGACGAGCACATGCGTCCGGGCAGCACCGTCGAGAGCCTCGGCAAGCTCAAGCCCGCGTTCGAGGCGCTCGCCGCCATGGCCGGCTTCGATGACGTCATCATGCAGAAGTACCCGAGCGTGGAGAAGGTGAACCACGTCCACACCGGCGGCAACAGCTCCGGCATCGTCGACGGCGCCGGCGTCGTCCTGATCGGTTCGGAAGAGGCGGGCAAGCGCAACGGCCTCACCCCGCGCGGGCGCATCGTCGCCTTCGCCGAGGTCGGCAGCGAGCCGTCGATCATGCTCACCGGCCCGACCCCGGCCACCCAGAAGGCCCTGGACAAGGCCGGCCTGACCGTCGACGACATCGACGTCTACGAGCTGAACGAGGCCTTCGCCTCGGTCGTCATGAAGTGGGAGAAGGATCTCGGCATCCCCCACGAGAAGGTGAACGTCAACGGCGGCGCGATCGCCATGGGTCACCCGCTCGGCGCCACCGGCGCCATGATCCTGGGCACCTGCCTGGACGAGCTGGAGCGCACCGGCGGCCGCTACGGCCTGGTCACCCTCTGCATCGGCGGCGGCATGGGCGTCGCGACCATCATCGAGCGCGTCTGA
- a CDS encoding FAD-dependent oxidoreductase, with the protein MTGTDAGVVIVGSGVAGATAAQTLRADGYDGPVTVVGAEPGLPFRRTALSKDLLAADLSPERIALQKPAFWAEKDIEIRGGTTVVDVDPAARSVRLSDGTALGYRALILATGGQPIRPDWLADDVPALRTVADAERIRGAIVESGSLVVIGGGLIGLELAASAAAAGHRVTVLEAGDRPMSRVVPPVLSGFLADLHAAHGVDLRLRSAVVRATAGEVELADGTVVHGTVIAALGMTPDVALAAAAGAEAGRGGVVVDPSLRTGVAGVYAAGDLAAVPDPRSGEPMRCEHWFGALDQGAAVARTVLADLAGTPAPVFAEVPRAWTVQYGVNVQLVGRPAGEGEVAVDGDLAPAADGRPSATVRVSGPEGLRGAVTVGRAAAARELRAEIAAVAAGAAV; encoded by the coding sequence ATGACCGGCACCGACGCCGGCGTGGTGATCGTCGGATCCGGAGTCGCCGGAGCGACCGCGGCGCAGACGCTGCGCGCGGACGGGTACGACGGGCCCGTGACGGTCGTCGGCGCCGAGCCCGGTCTGCCCTTCCGGCGCACCGCGCTCAGTAAGGACCTCCTCGCCGCCGATCTCAGCCCCGAGCGGATCGCCCTGCAGAAGCCCGCGTTCTGGGCCGAGAAGGACATCGAGATCCGCGGTGGCACCACGGTGGTCGACGTCGATCCGGCCGCCCGGTCGGTGCGGCTGTCCGACGGAACCGCGCTCGGCTACCGGGCCCTGATCCTGGCGACCGGCGGGCAGCCGATCCGCCCGGACTGGCTCGCCGACGACGTCCCGGCCCTCCGGACCGTGGCCGACGCCGAACGTATCCGGGGCGCGATCGTCGAGTCCGGTTCGCTGGTGGTGATCGGCGGCGGCCTGATCGGGCTGGAACTCGCGGCCTCCGCGGCCGCGGCCGGGCACCGCGTGACGGTGCTCGAGGCGGGTGACCGCCCGATGAGCCGGGTGGTGCCGCCGGTGCTCTCCGGCTTCCTGGCCGACCTGCACGCCGCCCACGGGGTGGACCTGCGTCTGCGCAGCGCGGTGGTGCGGGCCACCGCCGGGGAAGTGGAGCTCGCCGACGGGACCGTCGTGCATGGCACCGTCATCGCCGCCCTCGGCATGACGCCGGACGTCGCGCTCGCCGCGGCGGCCGGTGCCGAAGCCGGGCGCGGTGGCGTCGTCGTCGACCCGTCGCTGCGGACCGGAGTCGCGGGCGTCTACGCGGCGGGTGATCTGGCCGCCGTGCCGGATCCGCGGTCCGGCGAGCCGATGCGGTGTGAGCACTGGTTCGGGGCGCTCGACCAGGGTGCCGCCGTCGCCCGGACCGTGCTGGCGGATCTGGCCGGCACGCCCGCGCCGGTGTTCGCCGAGGTGCCGCGTGCCTGGACCGTGCAGTACGGCGTCAACGTGCAGCTGGTCGGCCGGCCCGCGGGCGAGGGTGAGGTCGCCGTCGACGGCGATCTGGCCCCTGCCGCGGACGGACGGCCGTCCGCGACGGTCCGGGTCTCCGGTCCGGAGGGCCTGCGCGGCGCGGTGACCGTCGGCCGGGCGGCAGCGGCTCGGGAACTGCGCGCGGAGATCGCCGCCGTCGCCGCGGGTGCCGCGGTATGA